One window from the genome of Hyphomonas neptunium ATCC 15444 encodes:
- the prfA gene encoding peptide chain release factor 1: protein MSALSQLRLQQVIDRYEEVEARMGATSNTNEIIALSKEHAELRPVVEKARALMTVRKGLSEAEAMIASGDREMAELAEMEIDDLRERLPGLEQEMQLLLLPKDVDDKADIVLEVRAGTGGDEAALFAGDLFRMYTRFAQIMGWSVEIVDVAPGDAGGYKEIIANVSGDGVFGRMKWESGVHRVQRVPATETQGRIHTSAATVAVLPAPENIEIEVRADDIRIDTMRSSGAGGQHVNTTDSAVRITHLPTGIMVTSSEKSQHVNREKAMDQLKIRLYERERAEKDAARSEARASQIGSGDRSQKVRTYNYPENRLTDHRIGLTLYSLDRIITGDKLGDVIEALITEDQSRRLASLEAGA, encoded by the coding sequence ATGTCAGCCTTGTCCCAATTGCGCCTTCAGCAGGTGATCGATCGGTATGAGGAGGTTGAGGCCCGGATGGGCGCGACTTCCAACACTAACGAGATCATTGCCCTTTCAAAAGAACACGCCGAGCTCCGCCCGGTGGTCGAGAAGGCGCGCGCGCTGATGACCGTCCGCAAGGGGCTCTCCGAGGCCGAGGCGATGATCGCCTCAGGCGACAGGGAAATGGCCGAACTTGCAGAAATGGAGATCGACGACCTGCGCGAGCGTCTTCCCGGTCTGGAGCAGGAAATGCAGCTTCTGCTGCTGCCCAAGGATGTCGATGACAAGGCCGATATCGTGCTTGAAGTGCGTGCCGGTACAGGCGGCGATGAAGCGGCCCTGTTCGCGGGCGATCTCTTCCGGATGTACACCCGCTTTGCGCAAATCATGGGCTGGAGCGTCGAGATCGTCGATGTGGCGCCTGGCGACGCCGGCGGCTACAAGGAAATCATTGCTAACGTGTCGGGCGACGGCGTGTTCGGGCGGATGAAGTGGGAGAGCGGCGTGCACCGCGTCCAGCGCGTGCCGGCTACCGAGACGCAGGGACGTATTCATACATCGGCGGCGACGGTTGCCGTCCTTCCGGCGCCGGAGAATATCGAGATCGAGGTGCGCGCCGACGATATCCGTATCGACACGATGCGCTCGTCCGGAGCCGGCGGCCAGCACGTCAACACGACGGACTCGGCTGTGCGCATCACCCACTTGCCGACCGGCATCATGGTGACGAGTTCGGAGAAGTCCCAGCACGTCAACCGCGAGAAGGCGATGGATCAGCTGAAAATCCGCCTCTATGAGCGCGAGCGCGCCGAGAAGGATGCCGCCCGCTCCGAAGCGCGCGCCAGCCAGATCGGCTCGGGCGACCGCAGCCAGAAGGTGCGCACCTATAACTATCCGGAAAACCGCCTGACCGATCACCGTATCGGGCTGACGCTCTACTCGCTCGACCGGATCATCACGGGCGACAAGCTGGGCGATGTGATCGAAGCTCTGATTACGGAAGATCAGTCCCGGCGCCTCGCCTCCCTGGAGGCAGGTGCATGA
- a CDS encoding MOSC domain-containing protein encodes MSGGLAGRVTSLWRHPVKGFTPERLSEVTLTAGGHFPCDRLFAIEDGPSGFDPAAPAHISKMRFTVLARLPRIAAIRTRYDEASGILTASHPDFEDVQAQMAEAAGRDALAAWVTQVLGEDVRGTLKVLPAPDGHRFMDSRSGFVSIINLASVRDLETKTGRAIDPLRFRGNILVDGWPAWSEHTLAEKTVTLGGATLKGIKPITRCAATHVDPATAEADMNLTAALYQHYGHMDCGLYAEVVTGGPVSPGDVIEALITQDQSRQLASPEKT; translated from the coding sequence ATGAGCGGCGGGCTTGCCGGCCGGGTGACAAGCCTCTGGCGCCATCCGGTGAAGGGGTTTACGCCCGAACGCCTGAGCGAAGTGACCCTCACGGCCGGCGGGCATTTTCCGTGTGACCGGCTGTTTGCGATTGAAGATGGCCCGTCGGGCTTTGATCCGGCCGCCCCGGCGCATATTTCAAAGATGCGCTTCACGGTGCTCGCCCGGTTGCCCAGGATCGCCGCGATCCGCACCCGGTATGATGAGGCGTCGGGTATCCTGACCGCCTCCCACCCTGACTTTGAAGACGTGCAGGCGCAGATGGCTGAGGCAGCGGGACGTGACGCGCTGGCCGCCTGGGTGACGCAGGTTCTGGGTGAGGACGTGCGGGGAACGCTGAAGGTTCTTCCGGCCCCGGACGGGCACCGGTTCATGGACAGCCGGTCAGGCTTTGTGTCGATCATCAATCTTGCCAGCGTGCGCGATCTGGAAACAAAGACCGGCCGGGCGATCGACCCGCTGCGCTTTCGCGGCAATATTCTGGTCGATGGCTGGCCGGCCTGGAGCGAGCATACACTGGCGGAAAAGACGGTGACGCTTGGCGGGGCAACGCTCAAGGGGATCAAACCCATCACCCGCTGCGCCGCCACCCATGTTGATCCGGCCACGGCGGAAGCCGACATGAACCTCACCGCCGCGCTCTATCAGCACTACGGCCATATGGATTGCGGCCTGTATGCCGAAGTGGTGACAGGCGGGCCTGTCTCGCCGGGCGATGTGATCGAAGCTCTGATCACGCAAGACCAATCCCGCCAGCTGGCGTCACCGGAGAAGACCTGA